In Rhodamnia argentea isolate NSW1041297 chromosome 4, ASM2092103v1, whole genome shotgun sequence, the following proteins share a genomic window:
- the LOC115746766 gene encoding solute carrier family 25 member 44-like produces the protein MSFGAAEEDSAPQIQLPADVDWHMLDKSRFFFLGAALFSGVSAALYPAVVLKTRQQVSHTAVSCFKMSFSIMRHEGLRGFYRGFGTSLMGTIPARALYMAALEVTKSSVGSATVKLGLSETSALAIANAVAGLSSAMAAQLVWTPVDVVSQRLMVQGQQNGFTSKKSLIDQVGIDSCRYKNGLDAFKKILCADGLRGLYRGFGISILTYAPSNAVWWASYSVANRLIWGGFVGQSGDRSRKDSCSSRSCFGAESRSMPTVAVQGLSAAMASGASAITTMPLDTIKTRLQVLDVEDNGRRRALTTMQAVRSMVREGGFGACYRGLGPRWASMAMSATTMITTYEFLKRISAKNQECFSS, from the coding sequence ATGAGCTTCGGAGCAGCAGAGGAAGATTCGGCTCCACAGATTCAACTCCCAGCAGATGTGGATTGGCATATGCTTGACAAATCAAGATTCTTCTTCCTTGGAGCAGCACTGTTCTCGGGTGTATCGGCTGCTCTCTACCCAGCTGTGGTGCTCAAGACGAGGCAACAAGTCTCGCACACAGCGGTCTCTTGCTTCAAGATGTCGTTCTCCATCATGCGGCATGAAGGCCTGAGAGGGTTCTACAGAGGGTTTGGCACGTCCCTGATGGGCACAATCCCAGCAAGGGCTCTTTATATGGCTGCCCTTGAGGTCACCAAGAGCAGTGTTGGGTCAGCCACTGTGAAGCTAGGGCTCTCGGAGACCAGTGCCCTGGCCATTGCCAATGCTGTGGCAGGGCTGAGCTCGGCAATGGCTGCTCAGCTCGTGTGGACCCCAGTGGATGTGGTTAGCCAGAGATTAATGGTCCAAGGCCAACAGAATGGCTTCACTAGCAAAAAGAGCTTAATTGATCAAGTGGGTATTGATTCTTGTAGGTACAAAAATGGTCTCGATGCATTCAAGAAAATACTATGTGCCGATGGTCTGAGAGGCTTATACAGAGGATTTGGCATTTCAATTTTGACGTATGCACCTTCAAATGCGGTTTGGTGGGCTTCTTATTCCGTGGCCAATAGGCTCATCTGGGGTGGTTTTGTGGGCCAAAGTGGCGACAGAAGCCGAAAAGACAGCTGCTCTTCTCGTTCTTGCTTTGGGGCTGAATCAAGATCAATGCCGACGGTGGCTGTGCAGGGTCTGAGCGCAGCAATGGCAAGTGGGGCTTCTGCAATAACCACCATGCCATTGGACACAATCAAGACGAGATTGCAAGTGTTGGATGTAGAAGATAATGGCAGAAGAAGAGCACTCACTACCATGCAGGCTGTGAGGAGCATGGTGAGAGAAGGTGGGTTTGGTGCTTGTTACAGAGGGTTGGGACCAAGATGGGCTTCAATGGCCATGTCTGCAACAACCATGATCACCACCTATGAGTTCCTGAAGAGAATATCTGCTAAAAACCAGGAATGCTTCAGTTCTTGA